A region of the Geomonas subterranea genome:
TCGGCTGCAACGTCGAGGACTCCAGCTGCACCATGCTGGGGGGCGAGTTCGCCATGATCCTGATCGTCTCCCACGAGAAGCCCTTCTCCAAGAAGAAGCTGGAAGAAGAGTTCACCGCCAAGACCGCGGGCACCGGACTTTCCGCATTCGTTAGGACCCTGAAGGACGACGAAGTCTGCTACCAGGGGCCGGAAGGGGAGCTCTGCCTCATCTCGGTGTACGGCTCGGATAAACCGGGCATCGTCTATCGCGTCACCCGCGAGCTTGCCGACCGTGGCGTCAGCATTGCCGATCTGAACACCAAGCTGATCGGCAAGCCGACCGAGCCGGTGTACGTGCTGGTGCTCGAGGCCGCGCTGCCCCAAGGGCTCTCGGTTGAGGATGCGACCGCCCTGCTGGAAAAACTGAAAAAGGAGCTGAGTGTGGAGATTTCGGTGCGGCTCATTACACCCGTTTCCCTCTGATTCTAATATGGCAGTTAAACCGATAGTCATCTATCCCGACCCCATTTTGAAGCAGGTCTGCCCCCCGGTGCAGGCCATCGACGATGAGATACGGCAGCTGATCGAAGACCTGGTGGACACCATGCACGCCGGGCCCGGTTCCGTCGGCGTCGCGGCGCCGCAGATCGGCGTCTCCCGGCGCGTCTGCGTCATCGACGTCTCGAAGAACCGTCACGGCAAGGAGAACAACCACGGGCTGTTGCTCATGATCAACCCGGAGATCCTGGCCAAGAGCGGCGGCGCCGTGATGCGCGAGGGGTGCATGAGCGTGCCGGACTACACCGGTGACGTCGAGCGCGCCACCGAACTGACGCTTCGTTTCACCGAGCCCGACGGCAACGTGCGCGAGTTCGAGGCCTCCGGCTTCGAGGCCGTGGCCATCCAGCACGAGATGGACCACCTGGACGGTTTCCTGTTCCTGGACCGCATCGCCTCGCTGAAGACCGGCCTGTTCCGCAGGAAAAGCTACAAATAAACCGAAACCCTTGGCCACGGAGAAAATCTGAGGGAATCTGAGAGAACCTGAAACCTTTTACTGGTCTCTCTCTGCTTGCCCACCGAAGCACAACGTGCGAAGGCGGGTGCCCTCTGTGTCCCTCCGTGTCCTCTGCTGGCCCGCCGAAGCACATCGTGCGAAGGCGGGTGGTAACGCTTTCAGGCTTCCCCGAGTTCCCCTATGAAATGGCTTCTCATCACTTCCGCGCTGCTCTACGTCGCCTCCATCCGCCGGCCCATCTTCGTGGCGGCGCTCGGCTGCAGCCTGGCCTACCTCGCCTCGCGCGGGATGGCGCTGGGACGGCTTCCCCTGATCGGACCGCAGGATACCCTGGCCTTCTTCTCGGGGGCTCTCGGGCTCATGGGGCTTCCGTTCCTCTATAGCCGGCAGACTGCGGGCGTACGCTGGTTTTGCTGGGGGTGCGGCGCGCTGGCCGGCCTCTTCGCCGCCCTGGCGCTTCCCTTCCCGACCATCAACATGCCGCTGCCTCCCATCCTCGACACCTACTGGTTCGAGTTGCACGTGGCGCTTGCCTTCTTCGCCTACGGCCTCTTCGGCATCGCGGCGCTCCTCGGTGTGGCCTTCCTGCAGGGGGGAGGGAAGCCGGCGCTCGACCTGCAGTACCGGGCCGCGCTGGTGGGGTACAGCTTCTTCTCCCTCTCCATGGTCTCCGGCGGCATCTGGGGGTATTACGCATGGGGCACCTACTGGCTGTGGACCGCCAAGGAGCTCTGGACCTCCATCCTCTGGATCTTCTACTCGCTATTCCTGCACCTGCGCCTCAAGGGGCAGGCATGGGAGCGCGGCTTCGCCTGGCTCGGCATCGTCGGATTCCTGGTGACGCTTTTCACCTACCTGGGCGTCAGCATGCTGATGCGGAGCTCGCATAGTTTCTAACCGGTAGCTTGGGGACAGGGACCTGCGGAGCCAGTCCCCGGGTCCGACCAAAGAGGGAATGCCCTTGCTGAAAAAACTCTACTCGACCTTCTGCTCCCTAAACCTCGGCCTTTGGCTCATGACCGGGGTCATGGTCACCCTGGCCCTGGGCTCCTTCTCCAGCGCGAGCTCGGAGCAGGGCGGCCTCAACGACATGCCGCTCCTCTTCTGGCTGCAGCGCGCGCCGCTCGGCTACTCCTGGTGGCTCTGGCTCTGCGTCGCCTGCATAGCGGTCCTCTTCGTCAACGCGCTCGTCTGCTCCATCGACGCCTTGCGCCGCAAAGGGCGCAGCGTGGCGCCGCACCTGATGCACGCGGGCTTCCTCCTCATAGTCCTGGCGCACCTCCTCTCCGCATATGGCGGCTTCAAACAACAGATGCAGCTGCCGCAGGGGGATTCTTTCGGTTTTCCGGACGGCGAGCGGGTCGTGGTGGAGCGGATCACAGGCGATGTGGGGCCGATGGGCATGATGAGCGGCTACCGCGCGGATCTCAGGCTCTCGGACGGTCTGCACGTAGTGCAGCCGAACCAGCCGCTCTTCCACAAGGGGTACGGCATCTACGTGAAGGACGTGGCGCTCAACCCGGTGCCGATGGCGCTCTTCGAGGTGCACAGGGAGCCGGGCGCGCTGACCGCATTCATAGGGGCGTTGATCTTTACGGTGGGTAACCTGATGCTGCTGGCGCAGCGCAAGGGGAGATAAGAAGGAAGGGGCGCCTGGCGGCGCCCCTTTTACGTTGCTCGATCGCTTTACGCCGTTACTTGATTTCTTTGACGCTCTTGATGATCATCGGGGTCTGCGGCACGTCCGGCATGCCGTTGGCGCCCCTGCCGGTCTTGGTGGCCGCGATCTTGTCGACCACGTTCATTCCCTCAATGACCTTGCCGAATACGGCGTAGCCGTATCCCATCATGCCGCCGCCCGGCCTGTTGTTCAGGAAGTCGTTGTTCACGGTGTTGATGAAGAACTGGGCGGTGGCGGAATCGACCACACCGGTGCGCGCCATGGCGATGGTGCCGCGCTCGTTTTTCAGCCCGTTCGCAGCCTCGTTCTTGATCGGGGCCTTGGTCGGTTTCGGATTCAGGTCCTGCCCGAAACCACCTCCCTGGATCATGAAGTTGGGGATGACGCGGTGGAAGATGGTCCCGTTGTAGAAGCCGCTGTTCGCGTAGTCGAGGAAGTTCTTAACGGAAATCGGCGCCTCTTTCTGGAACAGTTCGACCTTCACGTTGCCCTGGTTGGTCTCGATCAGCACCACCGGGTTCTTCGCCTCGGCGGCGAAGGCGCCGCCCGCCAGGAAGAGCCCCAGGATCAGAGCGTAGATGAATCTTTTCAGCATGTTTTCATACCTCCTCTGGGATGGTTTATCGTTGCACACTTATAAGCCAATCCCCGCCGCCGGTCAACCATTCGCTGCTGTCCGGGCAACTAAGGGTTGACAGATCGGGCGCCGCCGTGGAAAATGCCCCATCATTAACGTTTATGGAGGAATGGACTTGCAGATACAATTCGGCACAGACGGGTGGCGCGGCGTCATCGCCGACACCTTCACCTTTGAAAACCTGTCGCTGGTGGCGCAGGCCACCATGGATTATCTGCATAAACAGGGGCTTGCGGAAAAGGGACTGGTGATCGGTTACGACCGCCGCTTTCTCTCCAAGGAATTCGCCGAGCGCGTCGCGGCCATAGCGGCGGGCAACGGCATCAAGACCTGGCTCTCCGAAGGCTACGCGCCCACCCCCGCCGTCTCGTGGGCGGTTCACGAGAAGAAAGCAGGGGCCGGGGTGATGATCACCGCGAGCCACAATCCCGCACGTTACAACGGCTTCAAGGTAAAGGAATCCTTCGGCGGTTCCGCGCGCCCCTCCACGACCAAGGTCCTGGAGAAGATGGTGGCCGAGAACCAGGCGGCCTCACGTCCGGTGCAGGCCCTCGCGCTGGCCGAGGCGCTGGAGTCGGGACAGGTGGAGCTTTTCGATGCCACCGCCCCGTACCTGGCCCAACTGGGGCGCTACGTCGACCTCGAGCTGATCCGCTCCGCCGGCATCAAGGCGGTGGTCGATCCGATGTTTGGTGCCGGCTCCGGGCTGTTGCCGCTGTTGGTCGCCGGGATCGAGGAGATCCATGGTGCCGAGAATCCCTCCTTCGGCGGACATCCCCCCGAGCCCATCGCCGAGCACCTGGGTGAACTGGCGGCCATGGTCGAGGCCGGGAAGTTCCAGGTGGGATTGGCCCTCGATGGCGATGCCGACCGGATCGGCGCCGTAGACGAGACCGGCGAATTCTTCTCCTCGCACCGCATATTCACCGTGCTGTTGCGCCACCTCTACGAGCGCAAAGGGGTACGCGGCGCGGTGGTCAAGACCGTCTCCACCACGCAAATGATCGACCTCCTGGCGCAGAAATACGGCCTGAAGCTCTTCGAGACCCAGATCGGCTTCAAGCACATCTGCGAGCTGATGCTGGACAACGACATCCTGATGGGGGGCGAGGAGTCCGGCGGCCTGGGAGTAAAGGGGCACATCCCGGAGCGCGACGGTATCCTGATGGGGCTGCTCCTTCTCGAGGCGATGGCCATGAGCGGGAAAGGGCTGCGGGCGCTTCTCGAGGAGACCATGGATGAGATCGGGCACTTCCACTATTCCCGCATTGACCTGCCCATCGACCCGCAGGCGAAGCAGCTCCTCCTGGAAAGGATGCAGGCCGGCGGGATCACCAGCATCGCCGGATTCGCCGTGGCGCGCCACAATTTCAGCGACGGTTTCAAGTTCATCTTCGGGGACGGATCCTGGCTTTTGATACGCCCGTCGGGGACGGAGCCGGTGCTCAGACTGTACAGCGAGGCGGGGGACCCGGAGAAGGTCGCGCTTCTTCTGAATGCAGCTCGCGACATAGCAAGCGTCTAAGGAGCGGTTATCGCTAAGGCAATTACCTTGAAATGGCGTAACGCTTCTGCTATAGAATAAGCTTCGCAGCAAAAGTACCCCGCCAAGGAGACATTCATGTCGAATCCTCAGTTGATTATGTACGATGAGGAATTCAAACAGATAAACGTCGTGCTCGACAAGTTGCTGCGCGAAGCCAATGCCAAGGTGATCTTCCTGGTGGACAAGAACGGCCAGTTGATCACGGGGTGCGGCGAGACCGAGCGTTTCGACACCACGTCGCTCGCCTCGCTCACCGCCGGCAACATCGCCGCCACGGGCGGCCTGGCCAAGCTGATCGGCGAGAAGGAGTTTTCCATCCTCTTCCACGAAGGGGAGAAGGACAACCTCCACATTTCCATCGTGGCCGGCCGCGTGATCCTGGTGGTGCTCTTCGATACCCGCTCTTCCCTGGGGTTGGTTCGTCTGCGCGTCAAGAAGGCTTCCGAGGAGCTCACCGCCATCTTCAACCGTCTTCTGCAGAAGAACGAGGAGAAGGAGAAGAGCGGCGACAGCGAGTTCCCCTTTGCGGAAATCACCGACGACGATATCGACAACCTGTTCAGCTAACCGGCATGCTTCGGTAGGATGGGGTGGCAGTGCGCGCCCCGGAAAACCCTGTGGTGCAGTAATTCATAAGAGGTAATGTAGGATGTCCTTCATCAACTACGCTTCCCGCGAAATAAACTGCAAGATCGTCTACTACGGCCCGGGTCTCTGCGGCAAGACCACCAATCTTCAGTACGTCTACCAAAAGACCGCCGCCGACGCGAAAGGGAAGATGATCAGCCTCGCGACCGAGACCGAGCGCACCCTTTTCTTCGACTTCCTCCCCCTGGCCCTGGGCGAGATCCGCGGTTTCAAGACGCGTTTCCACCTGTACACCGTTCCCGGCCAGGTCTTTTACGACGCCTCCCGGAAGCTGATCCTGAAGGGTGTGGACGGCGTGGTCTTCGTGGCGGACTCCCAGGAAGAGCGCATGGACGCCAACATCGAGAGCGTCGAGAACCTGCGCATCAACTTGATCGAGCAGGGATATGACCTGGACAAGATCCCGTATGTGGTCCAGTACAACAAGCGCGACCTCCCCAACGTGGTCAGCGTTGAGGAACTGCGCCGCGAGCTGAACCCGACCAACGTCCCTGATTTCGAAGCCTGCGCCACCACCGGCGAAGGGGTCTTCGAGACCCTGAAGGCGATCGCCAAGCTGATCCTGTTCGATCTGAAAAAAGGGAAGTAGCCAGAAACCGCCGGGACGGCGGTGCATAGATAAAGAGAAGGGGGCGCCGGTATGACCGGCGTCCCCTTTTTTATCGATCGCGGCAAAAAAATCAATGTAGGGGCGAATAATCATTCGCCCCAGTTGGCACCTCAGCCCATCTCGCCACTGAAGGTGGTTGGGCGCCGGTGGCTGGGCGAATGTTTATTCGCCCCTACAGGTCTTGGCCGTGGAGGTGTTCCCACAGCGCCCTCGCCGCGGTCTCCGTCATCCCCGGCGCCGCCTTGAGTTCCTCCAGCGTCGCCCCCTGCACCCCTCGCAAGCTCCCGAAGTGCTTCAACAGCGCCTTCTTCCTCTTCACTCCGATCCCCGGGACCTGGTCCAGGCTGGAGCCGGTCAGGGTCTTGCTCCGCACGGCCTTGTGGTAGGTGACCGCGAAGCGGTGCGCCTCGTCACGGATGCGTGCCAGGAGCAATAGCGGCGCCGAACTCTGCCTGAGCGTGATCGGGTTCTTGCGCCCGGGCCGGAACACCCGCTCGTCACTCTTCGAGATCTCCTCGCTTTCCATGTCCCTGAAGGTCCGGCTCTTGGCGAGGCCCGCCGCCTCCACCCCGGTAACACCCAGTTCGTCCAGCACCGCGTTCAGGACCCCCAACTGTCCGAGCCCGCCGTCGACCACGATCAGGTCGGGCTGCTCCTCCGTGGTCTCGGCCTTGAACCGGCGCGACAGCACCTCGCGCATCATGGCGAAGTCGTCGGATTGCAGCACCCCCTTGATGCGGTAGCGCCGGTAGAGGTTCTTGTCCGCCTTGCCGTCGATGAAGACCACCCGGCTCCCGACCGCCATCTCCCCCTGGATGTTGGAGATGTCGTAGCACTCGATCCTTCTGGGGGTGCGGGCAAGGTGCAGCTTCTCGGCAAGCTCGGTCAACAGCGTTGCCGACGAGCTTTCCTTCGCCAGCCGCTCCTGTGCCGCTGTCTCCGCGTTCTTCTGGGCCAGCTTCACCATCTCCAGCTTGGGGCCGCGTTGCGGAGCGGCGATGATCACCTTCTTGCCCGCCTTCTCCGACAGGAGCTCCTCGAGCGGGCCCGGTTCCGGGATGGGGAACGGGATCAGTACCTGCGGGGGGAGCGGCGCGTCCAGGTCGTAGTACTCGTTCAGGAACGAGGCCAGCCCCTCCTCGGTTTCCAGCTCCCAGCCGAAGAGGAAGGTCCGGCCGCCGGTCACCGTGCCGCCGCGGATATGCAGCAGGGCGATCTGCATCTGGTCCCCCTCGCGATGCACCCCGAACACGTCGCTGTCCCCGCCCTGCGCCACCATCTTCTGCCGCTCCACCGTCACCTCGATGGCGCGCACCAGGTCGCGGTAGCGGGCCGCATCCTCGTAGCGCATCTCCTGGGACGCCTGGCTCATCTTGGCGCGGTACAGGCGTGCTATCTCGGTGTTCTTTCCTTCCAGGAAGAGAGCCGCACCCTCGGCAAGGACGGCGTACTCCTCCTTGCTGATGAGGCCGCAGCAGGGGGCGGAGCATTGCTTGATCTGGTGATAAAGGCAAGGGCGCTTCTTTGCCATGCAGGTCGCCAGCGGGTAGTGACGCAGCGGGAACATCTTGTAGAGCTGCTTCAGTACCTCCTTGGCTGAGGTGGCCGAGGAGTAGGGGCCGAAGTAGCGCGCGCCGTCGGACGGGATCTTGCGCACCAGGGAGAGGCGCGGGAATTCTTCTTTCATGTCCATGCGCAGCGAGAAGTAGGTCTTGTCGTCGCGCAGGTTGATGTTGTACTTCGGGCGGTGCTGCTTGATCAGCGTGTTCTCGAGGATCAGGGCTTCCTTTTCCGTGTCGGTGACCAGGTAGTCGACGGACTCGACCAGTTGCACCATGAAACGGATGTGGACGCGTGAATCGCGGGTGTCGCCCACGTAGGCCCGGACGCGGTTTCTCAGGTTGCGCGCCTTGCCGACGTAGATGACGCTGCCGTCCGAGGTCTTCATGAGGTAGACGCCGGGGGAGGTGGGGAAGTTCTCGATCATCTCCTGGGTTATCATGAGGCGTAGTATAGACGGTTGCTGATTAGAAGGGAAGGTGGGTTGTGTTAAGGGAGGGAGAAGGGTGGGTTCCGTAGGGGCGAATAATCATTCGCCCGCCTTTAGCAATGGTGACCGGACATGGAGTCCTGGCGTGTCGGCGGCATGGGGCGGTTGTGTTGCGGCGGAGGGGGGAAAGACGGGGCGAATGATTATTCGCCCCTACAGGTTTGGTGATGGGGGCTAGCGCTTCCCGGTCCTGCTGCCGGGCTTGGGTGTGCCGGGACGCGAGGCTGGCTTTGACCCTGCGGATTTCGCGGCACCTGCCGCCCTGGATCCCCCTGCTTTCGCAGCGGCGGGTCTGGCTCCAGCCGGTTTCGCACCGGCAGTCTTGGCTGCGGGCTTGGCGTCTACGGGTTTAGCCGCCGGTTTCGCTGCCGGTTTGGCCCCCGCGGGTTTAGCTGCAGGCTTGCCGGCCGGAGCCGCCGCTGCCGCTTTCTTTTCAGCGGCTTTCTTCTCGGCCGCCTCGATGCGCCACCTGGGGAGGGTCTTGGCGCCACCGCCGCTCGCCTTCATCTTCTGCGGGTTCGCGTAGGAGACGGTGATGTGCTTGTCGATGAGCCAGGCACCGTCCAGCGAGTCGATGGCATCCCGCGCCTCGGCCTCCGTGGACATCCTGACGTAGCCGCACCCCTTGAACTGGCCGGTGTCGGGGTCCCTGATCAGGTGCATCGAGGTGACCGTGCCGGCCACCGCGAACAGCTTCTGCAACTCGTATTCGGTGACATCGTAGGACAGGCTGCCTACGTAAAGTTCCTTACCTGCTTTTGCCATGGAATCTAACTCTCCTTGATTTTGTCGGCACACTCTAGCATAACACGCTGGCAAACCGCAAAGTTTCTCTGGACTTGGCGCGTCAGCCGCCGTTTCGCTGCCTGAGGATGGCGGTAAAGAGAGGCTCGCGGTCCGCCTTCGAGGCCGAGACCACCATCTCCACGACAGTTGCCCTCCCGCTGGCCCCGCGCACGGTTTGCCGCGTGGTTTCCTCCTTGAATTCCCCCGGCCGCTCTATCCGCTCCCGCAGGCCGCCGTTCTCCAAGAAGTCAAAGATGGATTCACCCAGCAACTGCTGCCTGTTCCTGCCGAAGAGCGCTTCCGCCTTCTCGTTGACGATCACAATCTTCCCGTCCTTCAAAAAGGTCACCACCGCGGAGGCGGCCACCTCGATGAAGCGGCGGTAGCGCTCGTCCGCCTCGCGTGACTGGACCGTGCGGTGGGAGAGCTCCTCCATCATGTCGTTGAAGGCGGCGATGAGCATCCCGATCTCGTCGCGGCTTTTCTGGGGAAGCTTTTCGTGAAAGTCGCCGGTCCTTGTGACATCGATGATCCGGTCCGAGAGGACCTTCACCGGGCGGATGATCTGCCGGTTCATGATGACCCCCATGACCACGGTGACGATGAGATACACCAGCGCGCGGGCCAGCAGGTCGAGTTTGAAGTTCGCCCCCAGTTGGGCGTAGAGATCCTTGACCGGGATACTCACCGACACCGCGCCGATCACCTCGCCCACCCGGTAGTTGTAGGAAAAGTGGCCGGGGGGGAAGCGCTTTTTGACAAAATCGGGGGCGCTCTGGTAGCTGCCGTGGCATCCCAGGCAGGAGGGGGTGGCCCGCATCGGCTGCAGGTAGCGGAAGAAGCTGGTATCGCCGCTTTGCACGATGTCGTAGCTTTCCGATGTGGGGTTGGTGAGGAACTTCTGCAGTTGTGCAGTCTCGTAGGCGTCCGGGCGGTTTTCGGGATTGCGGTAGCGCAGCGACACCTGGCGCACGTAGAACTTGCTGTTCTGGGTCACTCTTTTGGCGACCTGGGTCGCCACCACCTGCGGAACGAGGCTGTAGTTCGTTTCCGGCTCGTTCTTCACCGCGGACGACATATACTCGCGGGTCTCGATGAGCTGGGTTGCGAAGCTGCGGGCGTTGTCCACCGCGAAGCGGAGCACGAAGTCTTTCTGGCGCTGGTAAAGAAAGATGCCCGAAGCGAGCAGGAGGGCGATCAGAAGCAGGGACATCAGGCCGAAGAACTTGGTGCGGATGGAGAAATCTGCGGGGCGGGTCATGCATCCTCCTGGAATTCATAGCACTGAAGCCCAAAGTATAGCGGAGGAGGCAGAAGGTGCAAGGTAATCGGAGACTTAGAAAAAGCCCCCACCCCGGCTCTCTCCCGCCTGCGGGCCGAAGCCCTACGGTGGGCGAGGGGGGGAGCCGCAAGGAATGGGAGGCGATGGCACCTTCCCCCACCCCCTAATCCCCTCCCGCAAGGGGAGGGGGGACAAGGTCAAACGGACGAACTGTCGGCAAAAGCCTCTTTCGGACGGGAAGGGACCGCAAAGAAAAAACCCTCTCCCTCTGGGGAGAGGGGAGGGTGAGGGCGGTGCAAAGTGCGTTGACGTGCCAGCCGGGGACGAGGTGCCCCGGCGGCGTCCGCAACAGGTTCTATTTCTTGTGGCACTCGAAGCAGATCTCTTCGGTCTCGCGCCGCTTGATCTGTGCGGCCTTGTCTTTGGGAATGCCCTTGCCCATCAGCTTCTCGCCCATCTTGTGGCAGTCGAAGCAGTTCCTTCCTTTCAGCGCCTTGTGCATCTTCACCATCGCGGGGTTTTTGCTATGACAGACGTTGCACTCGAAGCCATAGGCGGCGGGGGCGACAAGCAGCAGCGACAGGACCAAAAGCGTTTTCTTCATGCGGAGACTCCTTCCACGTTATCGGGTTACCAGCTGATCAAGCGCCGTCAGCTTAAACCTTGGCCAGTCAAGGCGCCTTGACCTAAGTCAAGGAACGCATTGGGGCCTTCTCCGAGAAAACACTTTTCATAGCTCCGGCAGTATGGTAATTTTCCCTGCTTTGCATTTTCGGTAACACTCGGATCATTCACAAATCGAGAAGAAACTATGGCTAAGATCATCTGTGTGGCGAATCAAAAGGGTGGGGTGGGCAAGACCACGACGGCCGTGAACCTCTCGGCCTCGCTGGCCGTCGCCGAACGCCGCGTGCTCCTCGTGGACATGGATCCGCAGGGGAACGCCGGTAGCGGCGTGGGCGCGGACAAGGACGTCCTCGAGGAGAGCATCTACGACGCCCTCATCGACGACGCGCCGGCGTCGCGTATCGTGCTCAAGACGGAACTCCCCTACCTGCACCTCTTGCCGGCAACCTCCGACCTCGCCGGCGCCGAACTGGAGCTTGTGAGCGTCACCGACCGCGAGCGGAAGCTGAAGCGGATCCTCGATTCGCTGTCTGACTCCTACGACTACATCTTTATCGACTGCCCTCCCTCGCTGAACCTCCTCACCATCAACGCGATGACCGCGGCGCACTCGGTGCTGATCCCGCTGCAGTGCGAGTTCTACGCCATGGAAGGGCTTTCGCAGATACTCAAAACCATCAACCTGATCCAGCAGGGGCTGAACAAGTCGCTCTCCATCGAGGGGATCCTGCTCACCATGTTCGACGCCAGGAACAACCTGTCGCGCCAGGTCGGCGAGGAGATGCGCGCCCACTTCCCCAAGGAGACCCTGGAGACGGTGATCCCGAGGAACGTGAGGCTCTCGGAGGCGCCGTCGCACGGAAAGCCCATCTGCCTGTACGACATCACCTCCAAGGGGGCGACCAGCTACATGGATCTGGCCAAGGAAATCATCGCGCGCGAGGTGTCGCATGGTTAAGAAAATGGGATTGGGCAAAGGGATGGGGGCTCTGCTCCCGGTCGTGGAGGATCACGGCAAGAAATACTTCTCCTGCCCCATCGAAGACATAAAGCCCAACAAGGAACAGCCCAGAAAGACCTTCGTCAACGAGAAGCTGGAGGAGCTGGCTGCGTCCATCCGCGAAAAGGGGATCATCCAGCCCCTGGTGGTGGTCAAGAAGGCCGGGCACTACGAGCTGATCGCGGGTGAGCGGCGCTGGCGCGCCGCCCAGAAGGCGGGCCTCAGGGAAGTACCGGTCGTCATCCAGGACGTCTCCGAGGAGACCGCCCTGGAGATGGCACTCATCGAGAACATCCAGCGCGAGGACCTGAACGCGGTGGAGGAGGCCGAGGCTTACCACGCCCTTTTGGAGCGGTTCTCCCTGTCCCAGGAGGAACTGGCGAAGCGCGTGGGCAAGGAGCGCTCCACCATCGCCAACGCCCTGCGCCTGTTGCGCCTTCCGGCCGAGATCAAGCGTGACGTGGCCGAGGACCGCATCTCCATGGGGCACGCCCGGGCGCTCCTGACCCTCGAGGACGTCGAGGAGCAGAAGGCTGTGCGCGACGAGATCGTCAAGGGGCACCTCTCGGTGCGCGAGACCGAGGCGCTGGTGAAGCGCAGGAAGGCGGGGCCGCCCAAGAAAGCGGCGAAGCCGTCCCTCGACCCGGACCAGAAGGACCTCTTGGAGCGTATGCAGCGCCACTTCGCCGCCAAGGTCGCGCTGAAGCGCGCCGGGCGCGGCGGCAAGCTGGAGATCAGCTTCGCCGACATGAAGGAG
Encoded here:
- a CDS encoding c-type heme family protein gives rise to the protein MTRPADFSIRTKFFGLMSLLLIALLLASGIFLYQRQKDFVLRFAVDNARSFATQLIETREYMSSAVKNEPETNYSLVPQVVATQVAKRVTQNSKFYVRQVSLRYRNPENRPDAYETAQLQKFLTNPTSESYDIVQSGDTSFFRYLQPMRATPSCLGCHGSYQSAPDFVKKRFPPGHFSYNYRVGEVIGAVSVSIPVKDLYAQLGANFKLDLLARALVYLIVTVVMGVIMNRQIIRPVKVLSDRIIDVTRTGDFHEKLPQKSRDEIGMLIAAFNDMMEELSHRTVQSREADERYRRFIEVAASAVVTFLKDGKIVIVNEKAEALFGRNRQQLLGESIFDFLENGGLRERIERPGEFKEETTRQTVRGASGRATVVEMVVSASKADREPLFTAILRQRNGG
- a CDS encoding cytochrome c3 family protein, whose product is MKKTLLVLSLLLVAPAAYGFECNVCHSKNPAMVKMHKALKGRNCFDCHKMGEKLMGKGIPKDKAAQIKRRETEEICFECHKK
- a CDS encoding ParA family protein, with amino-acid sequence MAKIICVANQKGGVGKTTTAVNLSASLAVAERRVLLVDMDPQGNAGSGVGADKDVLEESIYDALIDDAPASRIVLKTELPYLHLLPATSDLAGAELELVSVTDRERKLKRILDSLSDSYDYIFIDCPPSLNLLTINAMTAAHSVLIPLQCEFYAMEGLSQILKTINLIQQGLNKSLSIEGILLTMFDARNNLSRQVGEEMRAHFPKETLETVIPRNVRLSEAPSHGKPICLYDITSKGATSYMDLAKEIIAREVSHG
- a CDS encoding ParB/RepB/Spo0J family partition protein — its product is MVKKMGLGKGMGALLPVVEDHGKKYFSCPIEDIKPNKEQPRKTFVNEKLEELAASIREKGIIQPLVVVKKAGHYELIAGERRWRAAQKAGLREVPVVIQDVSEETALEMALIENIQREDLNAVEEAEAYHALLERFSLSQEELAKRVGKERSTIANALRLLRLPAEIKRDVAEDRISMGHARALLTLEDVEEQKAVRDEIVKGHLSVRETEALVKRRKAGPPKKAAKPSLDPDQKDLLERMQRHFAAKVALKRAGRGGKLEISFADMKELTRIVELLNL